Below is a genomic region from Diabrotica undecimpunctata isolate CICGRU chromosome 7, icDiaUnde3, whole genome shotgun sequence.
aataaatGATTATGCTGTAATAGATTTTGTAAATATCCACCAATTAGTGATGTTTATCTCAGCAGAGGCTGAGAAAATCTCTAAATAACAATATCATCGACAACTTTCTGGGTGTTATTGCTATTTTCATTTGTGGaacactttattatattattattagatTGTACCTATATGACGTTGTTGTAATGAAAAAATATACGCAAATAAAGCTTATTTGTATTTAATCCTTGTCATTGAAACCAATTTAGTGATTTCACGTTTCTATTAGAAGTAAGaataatatccacaaggaaactaagttcctgtagctggctgtataccatgtatcacaaaaaatttattaaaatcctttataaaaggtatatattaaaaaactCAATCGGGATATGTCAAAacgacaaaacgttttcggaatccatattccatcatcagtgtctaggtgtagaTGTTAAGACCCACAAAATATCTGGGTAATAATCCGTTAAAAGttattggtttaaatttattttacattattagatcttatatgttaagatgttagagttaccagtggatttgatgAATGatggtttttacccagatatttagtggctctaaacatgtacacctaaacactgatgatggaatatggattccgaaaacgttttgtagttttaatatagcccgattgggttttttaatatataccttttataaaggattttaataaaaaaaattttaacaatatctcgaaactatttttaatacgaaataaataaatatcaagaacAAAGTTGAGAGATATATTTGCTGTACAACTAAAATGAGCAAGCTTCATTTGATCACCCAAAAAAGAACTCCGAAAGCAAAAGAAACGGAAGACTTCTTCAAATTAAGCAAAAGCAAGGTGCAAAGAATTGCTTGTCTTGGAATCACAGGAGCACACCAATGTGAACCATGGAGGGCTCTATGTTGGTTTCAAACTAAAGGTCAATATATAGTCAAAGCAGCTGCGGGGCTCTTACAGTGCAACCTGTTTTATGCAACTCTCGCATGCGTTTGATGCAAGCGACTAACACACTGATTGGGCTAGTCTGTTATGCACTTAGACGCATGCGGTAGAACAGCTGATTGGGAATTTTTATGTAAATGGAGCATATACGAAGacatatttatattaaaagaCCAAGAATTGTAGAACATTTTAAAATAGATGCTAggtaactgcaaaaataatagaaCTTATAAAATTTAAGTATGTGAGGGGAGTTGAAAAAGGACACCAATCAATTTAATAAGTAAATATCTGGTATGTGATGATACCCTCTCGCCCCTCTTATTTACATCTCTATAATCGTTATGTGCTGGATTATACAGCTTTGGTTTCTCCGAAATTAGCTCAATAAGCCTAGCGTCATTATTAGCttccatatttaaaataaatacaaaacttGTTAGGTATGTTCACCAGCTCTTGGCAGCCGACTTATAGCGCAAAGGCTTATAACCAGGAGGTAAAAACCTTCTGAACACATTTGTCTCAACATTTTATATTTGACTAATAtttaatggattttgacaagagctatgaccttgtaaataacagggaaacttgtgtactgcatcaGCATGACTCACAGCTCTTGTGAAAATCCATTGCCTCTATCTACCCTGAATATTTATAGGGAGGTGGTATATAACAGGACAGTTTTCTATAGTTTATAATAACATCTTAAATTCTGGTGATGTTTTATTCAATTTAGGTACAGaggtatttgtttaaaatatatatttttttaaaattgttactttgatattttaaatttttaaatgatacTTATAGATCCATGTGGTTGATATTCTTCACAGAATAACTTGCTGATGAGTAGCTTTCAGGCTGGTGGAGATGCCATGATCGAGCCTGTTATGGACCTTAGCAACTATTAATTCTGCATATCTGCTATATATCTGTAAGATGAGCAAgattttctattctgattttaaataaaataacatattttataaaaaaaaacatttatttatgcaATAAAACTACACTACATCATCTGAATGTGGTTTCatacatttaataacataatTAATGAATTGTAAGTCTTGCATTAGCTTTGTTAACCTATTAAAGTGCCTCTCTGTATAAGGAAGTGCTGCTTCAAGTGCAGAACGAAGTCCTGAGGGCTTGAAACTATCATTCTgcatttcatttaataaaatattaataacgaGTTGAGCTGGATGTGCATGTTTGCTATTCATGTTCCATGTAATAGCAGTTTTGAACAAATTGTCCTTTTGATCATTTCTTAATTCTTTTATAGTATCTGCTAGTCCAGTTTCGCCATTTTTTATTATAGTTTCTACAATTGTTAACACTTGAAAAGGTTTGTCTAATTTTAAAGCTTGTTTTAGAGCCTTTAGATAGTTTCCACTCATCAAATAGTTGCTTAATTTTTGTTCTTGTAGAgttaattcttctatttcttgtaGTTTCTTAAGACGAAGTTCTTCTGTGACATCCTTCCATTTGACTAAAATTGAATCACCACCGCCAGTTACTAAACCAGACTCGTCAGTTTTTACAGCTACTGCCCATACTTGTGCATCATGTTGGTCTAGTGTACATGTACACTCTGAAGTTTTAACTGAAAATATCTTGACCAACCCATCTCCACCGGCACTCAATATCTGCATTCCAGAAGAAAGAAAATGGACCTTCAACACACTAGCATCATGTCCTTCTAATGTCTTTAGACAACTTAAGTCAGCTATTGACCACAGTTTGATAGTAGAATCAGAAGATGATGTAACAACTACTTGGTCTACAGGGGAAAACTTTACACACCAAAGGCTCTTTTTATGCCCTCTTAAAGTACCTAATAATTCTAAAGTTGTGGTCCACAGTTTGGCAGTTTTATCTTGTGAAGCAGTGGCTATAATTTTGTCATTTGGAGATACTGCAACAGAATTAATGTCCTTTTGATGAGCCAAGACAGTATGTGTGCAATTTAAGCTTGCAATTTTTGATTTTGTTGGTATTTCCCACAGTTTTAAGCACATATCTTGACTAACTGAGACTCCAAAGTTGTAACTAGTTTGACTGAAAGCTACAGAACTTACAGAACCTGTATGTCTTAAACCTGTAGCTATACAGTTCATGATATTTTCATCTAGTTTCCACAACCTCACAGTATTATCTTTACCTGACGAAAGCATATATGTTGGATCTGCAGGACAACTAGCTAATGACATAACTATATCTGTGTGGCCCTTCAATATTTGACAATTCATGGTAGTATTACAGTAAAGTTTTATATCTGTGGAATTGGTGGCAATAGCCAAATGTGAATCTTCTTCCCCTACAAATGTAATATCCAAAATGTCATCAGAAAAGCCTACAAATTGCTTCAGACATACAAATGACTTCAAATGATGAATGATAATATTATGATCAGTTGTTACAACAGCTAAGGCTTTGTCTTTAAGATTGCATCTAAGTAATACTACAGATAAACCACCTTCTTCAGCAGCTTTACTAACTAGAGAATTGTCTTGGACGTAGACTTGTTTAGCTTTTTTAACATCCCACACAGAAACTACACCCTTTTCACCTGCTGCTGCAACATAAATACCATCAGATTCTGATTTAAAACCAGGAATCTTAAACTTCAAAGGCAATCCTGTTATAGTTTCTATAGCTTCATATTGTGGGATTACTTTGATACCCTCACTTTTACCTACCTCCCACAAAATTATTACTTTATCTCTACCACATGATACAAAATAGTTCTCTCTAGCAAAGACAAATGCTGTAACTTTACTATAATGTCCTGAGTATATTGTTTTTACTTCTCCTTTGGTTAATTCATAGGCATTAATTTTTCCATCATCACCAGACGCAAATAAAATGTCCTCACCTGGATGGAATTCTACCACATTTACAACCCCCTGGCACCCTTTAAGACTCAAAGAACATACTTGGTTTTGAAGATCCCATATCCGAACAATCCCATCACAACCACCACTGGCCAATTTGTCAGATTTTAAGGTTAGTCTAGCTATAGGTCCTTTATGTATATATTTCCACATTTTTTCCAGCTCACcgttttgattccaagccttcaACAAACCGCTTTTGTGGGAAGTAACAGTTCTATTGCCATCTGTGGTAAATGTTTGTatagtatcttcttcttcagcaTCTTGTTCCCCTATTACTTTATCAATTAGCCCTGTTTCTACATTCAGTACATTAATATTTGCATTAGTTTGGCAATATATACTATCTTCTACCCATTCTAAGTTACCTCCTGTATAAAATGCACCATGCTTTGATTCAACTTCAAATCTAAAATACAAAAgggttttaaaataacaacaatACAAGGGAAATCGTTTATACTACTTACGCTTCTTTTAGTTTCACTTTGGTCgtcattattaattatttttcagaagattttattttcaactatatctaatataataatttttttcatatatttatagAATAAAAGGTGCTGTAGGAATTAAAATAGGGTTAAATGCTTCTTCTTTTTTAGATTCATATTTACTTATTTTGGCCTTTACCTCATTGAATTAATGGATAACATTTTAATATTGTATATTGTAGTTGACATTTTTCAAATCGtacaaatcaaaaaataaatctttttttgtatttcaaagcttttattttttacaaattacaTTTCATCTTAATATATCTCTTTAGACTTTTTTTCGTGTGATTCCGGTTGTCATTATCCTTTTCTATTCAAAAGATAAAAAATAGGTCAAGATTTATCATGATCAATTTGTTGACATTATTTAGAAATGCACCAGAtgacattttttttgtttattttcaaacGAAACCAAACTAAACTTTTGAAAAGTACATTTTTAGTGAACGTATTTTATAgatatttttaaagaatttagTATGACTTTTAAAAGTGTACAAAGCCCTCGAACCCTCCTACAATCACTTCCTAAAATATGGGTGTTTTTAGTAAAATATatgtagaaagaaaaaataatatgtggatAATTGGAGATCTTTTTCCTCCCTACGGTTTCCCTGGGTTCTTCAGTGCTTTTGTACTGTgcattttaagtttttatatttttaaaaaactaagTGGTGATGGGAACATAACTGTAAGAGGAGCTGTGAAGGGACATAGCTGGACGACTGTTCAGATAACTGCTAAGGTATTTTATGTACTCAATATTTTAAACTGATCTTTTGAACAGATCTATGTGTGTCCTGATATTtggtattaaaataatttaaacaattactacattttataaaatgtaaGGGCCTTGTAGTTTTGTAAGGCATGTTTCTTTTTAATGTTTAACTGCTTAAAATTTTTGGAGTGATGATTAAAGTCTAAAGTAAATCTTTTATCttcacttttttatatatataaaatatattttgtagacTTGGTACTGTTCTGTATGTGAATCACTGTTGCTTAACGGAATTGGTGTTTATTGTGACTGTTGTGGAGTGTGTGCAGATCCAGATTGTGTGAAGAAGGCGAATTTTGCATTAAGGTGTAAGATTATTACCAGCAGTGACCAGAATCAATTACATCATTGGGTTAAAGGTAGGTATATTggcattattttttttgtttaaaaggtAAGAGACTAGGTACTAAAGGACTTTTTAGGTTATTATTTCAGCTAGtttcaaataaaacataaataagaCATTAAAGATCATATTCACATCTATGGTACTTAACAAGTAGTTACaaagaaagatatattatttAGAAATGTACTATAAAAATTAAAGCCTATAATATAAAAAATCATAGTAATAGGACTGCAAATGTCAATTTAAAATGCACAAGGAACATATAACCACATTTAAACCAAACTGTTGATAAAAGAAGCAAAACTAGTCAATAAATATGTGGAAATACTAGAAATATTGAAGACCTACAGGGttataaagaaaaaacaaaacactACATATACAGATAGCCAAAAAAGGAACATTATCACACACAAAAATGAAATCTGGAAAATAATAACCTACAAAACAAAGAGATGCACGAGAGAatagttttatattaattttatttttctctcttcCTTTCCTTTCAAATCATTTTACATTTCTCACTGTACTTCTCTCACTGCTCCCCTTATAGGTACTTTCAAAAATTAGGAAACTTTATAAACATTTTTCcattataattattgtaattCTTTACCTTTATTTCCCTTTTTACAAATAAAGCTTTTGccatttatctttttttttaggtAATTTACCCTTTGGAGCTAGTTGTAAACATTGCTTAGACGAATGTTCGAGGGAACCTGGTCTGGTAGATTATAGATGCTGCTGGTGTCAAATGACAGTTCATACTGAATGTTTGCTAAAAGTAGAAAAAGTAATAttaatgttaatattaaatatc
It encodes:
- the LOC140446009 gene encoding transducin beta-like protein 3; this translates as MTTKVKLKEAFEVESKHGAFYTGGNLEWVEDSIYCQTNANINVLNVETGLIDKVIGEQDAEEEDTIQTFTTDGNRTVTSHKSGLLKAWNQNGELEKMWKYIHKGPIARLTLKSDKLASGGCDGIVRIWDLQNQVCSLSLKGCQGVVNVVEFHPGEDILFASGDDGKINAYELTKGEVKTIYSGHYSKVTAFVFARENYFVSCGRDKVIILWEVGKSEGIKVIPQYEAIETITGLPLKFKIPGFKSESDGIYVAAAGEKGVVSVWDVKKAKQVYVQDNSLVSKAAEEGGLSVVLLRCNLKDKALAVVTTDHNIIIHHLKSFVCLKQFVGFSDDILDITFVGEEDSHLAIATNSTDIKLYCNTTMNCQILKGHTDIVMSLASCPADPTYMLSSGKDNTVRLWKLDENIMNCIATGLRHTGSVSSVAFSQTSYNFGVSVSQDMCLKLWEIPTKSKIASLNCTHTVLAHQKDINSVAVSPNDKIIATASQDKTAKLWTTTLELLGTLRGHKKSLWCVKFSPVDQVVVTSSSDSTIKLWSIADLSCLKTLEGHDASVLKVHFLSSGMQILSAGGDGLVKIFSVKTSECTCTLDQHDAQVWAVAVKTDESGLVTGGGDSILVKWKDVTEELRLKKLQEIEELTLQEQKLSNYLMSGNYLKALKQALKLDKPFQVLTIVETIIKNGETGLADTIKELRNDQKDNLFKTAITWNMNSKHAHPAQLVINILLNEMQNDSFKPSGLRSALEAALPYTERHFNRLTKLMQDLQFINYVIKCMKPHSDDVV